A stretch of the Lolium perenne isolate Kyuss_39 chromosome 3, Kyuss_2.0, whole genome shotgun sequence genome encodes the following:
- the LOC127340528 gene encoding mitochondrial import inner membrane translocase subunit TIM17-2-like, which yields MTKPGMVEAGCVTFVAVAIGGSVFFFVRGTLRSSSEGCRLAGGIQSAVANAPRVRRWAAWRGVVTALRAGMEHVHHVQGPLKMAVAWGAANAVFSMHRGTRAAVREGLKGAAYGGAACIAIRGLGALVDSRESSRA from the coding sequence ATGACGAAGCCGGGCATGGTCGAAGCCGGGTGCGTCACCTTCGTCGCCGTCGCCATCGGCGGCTCCGTCTTCTTCTTCGTCAGGGGCACCCTGCGCAGCTCCTCCGAAGGCTGCCGCCTCGCCGGCGGCATCCAGTCGGCCGTCGCCAACGCGCCCCGCGTCCGCCGCTGGGCGGCCTGGCGCGGCGTCGTGACCGCCCTGCGTGCCGGCATGGAACACGTGCACCACGTCCAGGGCCCCTTGAAGATGGCGGTCGCCTGGGGAGCCGCCAACGCCGTCTTCTCCATGCACCGCGGCACGCGCGCCGCCGTCCGGGAGGGCCTCAAGGGCGCGGCCTACGGCGGGGCCGCGTGCATCGCCATCCGCGGCCTCGGAGCCTTGGTCGACTCGCGGGAAAGCTCGCGCGCGTAA